In the Oncorhynchus tshawytscha isolate Ot180627B linkage group LG17, Otsh_v2.0, whole genome shotgun sequence genome, tttgctgttgttctgggattgatttgcacttttcgcacctaagttcgttcatctctaggagacagaacgcgtctccttcctgagcgttatgatactattgtttgtacagatgatcatggtaccttcaggcatttttaaattgctcccaaggatgaaccagacttgtggaggtctacaatgtttttcctgaggtcttggctggtttctttttatttccccatgatgtcaagcaaagaagcactgagtttgaaggtagaccttgaaatacatccacaggtacacctccaattgactcaaatgatgtcaattagcctatcaggagcttctaaaccatgacacaattttctggaattttccaagctgtttaaaggcacagttaacttagtgcatgtaaagttttgacccactggaattgtgatacagtgaattataagtgaaataatctgtctgtaaacaattgttggaaagatttcttgtcattcacaaagtagatgtcctaaccgacttgccaaaactatagtttgttaacaagaaatttgtggagtggttgaaaaacgggttttaatgtctccaacctaattgtatgtaaacctccgacctgaactgtatacacacacacacacacacacacacacacacacacacacacacacctctactaACTACTGATAAACATGTCCTGTGTGTGGCTGCCAAAGGTGAGTCTTTGCTTGCATTTGCATTGTTCACAGTCAGTCTTATGTCATACAGGTAGTATTACCCCACTACTCTTAAATCTGCTGTTCTCAACACCGTTGTCCGTAGATGAGATAGATAAATGACTGATGCTCTGTTTCCTTTGTTTTTGATAGGTTTGTAGCGGCCTCAAGTGGCAAGGAGGCCTATGTCATCTCTCTGTACATCGACAACCCACTGCTGATCGGAGGCAAGAAGTTTGACCTGCGTCTCTATGTGTTGGTTACCACCTATCGACCTCTCAAGTGTTACATGTAGGTTTATGATTAACCTGAAGCCTACAGCCCGGTTTCATTTCCCTCAAGTCCTACCGCTCTGAAATGACTGGATAGGTGATAGGTAATAGATAGATAATAACTTAATTGTCCCTATACTAATAGAAACATAGACagttacatgaaatacaaatacatCATTATAAACAGTGCAGTATGCATATACTTTTTCATAATTCTGTAATTATGAAaaaggtgtacatgtggatgtatttcaaggcctaccttcaaactcagtgcctctttgcttgacatcatggcaaaatcaaaagaaaccagccaagaatttttttttcttcctgaaaggccgctcagcaaggaagaagctagtgctccaaaaccaccataaaaaagcagtttgcaactgcacatggagaaatgtcctctggtctgatgaaacaaaaatagaactgtttggccataatgaccatcgttatgtttggaggaaaaaggtgaggattgcaagcagaagaacaccatcccaaccgtgaagcacaggggtggcagcatcatgttgtgggggtgctttgctgcaggagggactggtgcacttcacaaaatagatggcatcatgcggaaggaaaagtatgtggatatattgaagcaacatctcaagacttcagttaaagcttggtcgcaaatgagtttTCCAAATTCTGTAAAACATTAATAAAGGATATTGCCACTAGGATAAATGATAACTTCAGCATTTGATCAGTTCAATATTTGACAATTTGGTCCATTTGGACCTTTGTGTTGCTTCCAGGTATAAACTGGGTTTCTGCCGGTTTTGCACAGTGAAGTACACGCCCAGCACTAGTGAACTGGACAACATGTTTGTGCACCTGACCAATGTGGCCATTCAGAGAcatggggtaagtgtgtgtgtgttgtcaagacagataacatatacacaacacactAAATGGGCCTAAAACAGGCAGAAATGGCTCCTACATAAATATATGagtttctgtgtgtatatatttctACGTGTGTACAATACATCTATACACGTTGCAGGATGACTATAACCATGTCCACGGTGGGAAGTGGACGGTCAGTAACCTGCGTCTGTACCTGGAGAGCACTAGGGGGAAGGAGGTGACCAGCCGACTGTTTGACCAGATCCACTGGATCATGGTGCAGTCCCTAAAGGCTGTCGCTGtgagtggtcacacacacatacggaaACAAAAACGTGTTCCCCATTTTATCCCTGCTGTGTTGCAGCTGCTCTTCCCTTTTTCACTCCTGTCCCACACACTCAACACACTAACTTCCCTTTCCCCTCTAaacacgctctctctccctctctctctctctctctctctctcctctctctctctctctctctctcctctccctccctctctcccactccctccctctccctctctctctctctctctctctctccctctccctctctctctcttcctctccctctcctctccctctctctcttcctctccctctctctctctctctccctctccctctctctctctctcctctccctctcccctctctctccctctctctccctctctctctctctctctctctctctctctctccctctccctctccctctctctctcttctctcctctccctctctctcttcctctccctctccctctcccactctctctcttcctctccctctctctctctctctccctctccctccctctcccactccctccctctccctctctcttcctctccctctctctccctctctctctctctctctctccctctctcttcctctccctctccctctctcttcacagcCCGTCATGAACAATGATAAACATTGCTTTGAGTGTTATGGATATGACATCATCATCGATGACAAGCTGAAGCCATGGCTCATTGAGGTGAGGCGCCCACCCACACACAGTGTAATTACATGACATAGGCAAAAATAACGTGAAGTACAAAAAGTCTCTCTTATTGTGAACATGCTATATATTTACTCACAAAGTCTAGTTCCTACTAAGATGACCTCGTGTCAAAAGGTTTTCTTTGTTCTGCATTGCTTGTGAAGGGAAACCAGTGCTGCGTTCCTTTCTCTGTCTAGCAAGTTTAATGTCCTTAGGGttgacttttctctctctctctctgtgtgagtgtttgtatatgtgtgtgtgtgtgtttgtgtctgaggtgtgtgcttgtgtctgaGGTGTTTGACTAAAACCTGCTCACGGCAATGTACAGGAAACAAACTGTACTCTGGTTCACCAGCAGTTATGTATGTTTTTAGGATTTAGGAATGTCACAATGTAACAATTGTCTGTTGTTATGACTTTGTAAACTCCTTCAATCTTCTCTATCTGCCATTGTTTGCATACTGAGTTGTTTACTTTCTATTGGTTTCTCACTGTGAATGTCTGGCTGAGTACATGAAGTCAAACATTCTCGGAGGGTACTAGGGGAATTCAACTTTTGACTTGAACAGGAATAAAAACAGGTCTATTTTGGTAGATCGTTTAAGTTTCCCTGGTCCCGTATTCACTAAGCGTCCCTGTGTGTAGGAGTGCTGATCCGCTGTGAGATCCTCTGGTACAGCCACCCGGGGCAGAATAGCCAGTATGCCTATGCCAAGCCCTCATTAATGTCTATTGTAGAATAACAGCTGAGGAACCAACCTGCAGCAGTCTCTCAGTCTGCAAGGGCTGGGAAACAAGGGAGCAATTCCAAccaagctttgtgtgtgtgtgtgtgaattccaaccaagctttgtgtgtgtgtgtgtgtgtgtgtgtgtgttcatgtctttCTGGGATtgatctctctttttctttttctctctcttagcTGTccatgtgagtgtctgtgtgccaATATATTTACAACCCACACCCACCGTTGCTGCTAATACATTGTCCGTGTGGTACATTTCCTGCCTGATAAGCAGCTCCCAGTTCCTATGGGGACCGATAGGAAATGAAAACAGTGAAATAGTGAGGTCATTCCTGCCTGCTACTAGTCTCCAGTACTTTGTACTCTACTCATACTCAGGACAGAACTTTCCATGCTGGCCCGTGTGTACATAATGACTAATGCTTATCCTGACCTgtgctctctgctgtgtgtgtgtgtgtgtgtgtgtgtgtgtgtgtgtgtctattccgCGTCTGTCCTCCAGGTCAACGCTTCTCCGTCGCTCACCTCCAGCACAGCCAACGACCGGATCCTGAAGTACAATCTGATCAATGACACTCTCAACATCGTCACACCCAACGGGGACATTCCCGACTGCCGCTGGAACCGCAGCCCACCCCGAGAGGCCCTGGGCAACTACCAAGTCCTGTGAGTGACAGCCCCCTCCTCCTATCACAGCGCTCGAGGGAGAAAACAGGCCTGAGGCGTGTTCAGCAGGACGCAGCGTTTCGGAATATTTAGATAGAAATATGCTATGCTTCTCTGACATTTAGAATTGGGAATCAAGTCGGATCTAATcatggcatttctatctgcagCATTTGACAACATTTGACTACGGAACTTGGCCCAGGGTAAAAAAACAcactatttgtttttttaaaatcaaatagtggagtgccagatgggcagggtttgaCGTTTTGGAACTATTGGTCCGTCAAGCCAGGATTAACAGTTAAAGAAAATATCTCTAACTGTGAACTGATTTAGGATCAGATGAACTGAAACAAGCCATCTACGATTCACCGCATAGCAGCTTCTAGTctttgttgctagctatctgaccgATCAGAATGACAACACACAGCCTTTTACCTCAGAGTTACATTTTTGTTGTGATGTTATTACTATATTGTCTTTATACTTCCTATATCTGGCATCTTTACTtattttatgagttggagaacactttgggagggatcttagaccattcctacATACAGaatccacaggaggttggtggcactataattggggagaacaggctcttggtaatggctggagcagaatgagtgaaatggtatcaaaaccatcaaacacatggtttctatttATTCTGTTCCAGgtgttattatgagccgtcctcccctcagcagcctccactgacagaatctttccagattcTTGATATACTTCGTCTGCGCTTatagactgccctcttcaattcaaaccacagctTTTCAATAGGTTTCTACTTTTGATTTTGGGGCCAatgaaccatttctttgtggatgttgatgtgtgtttggggttattgtcttgctggaagatccacttgcggccaagtttcagaCTCCTGGCAGAGGAAACCAGGTTTCTGTTAATAATATCCTgatactgggtaaagttcatgatgccgttgattTTAACAAGGACCCCacgaccagtggaagcaaaatagccccataagatacaccaccaaactttacagtaggTACTGGGTTCTTTTCTGCTCATGCATTCTCATTTAGACGTCAAACCCACCAAtagtgtgcgtggccaaagatcTCTATTTTTGCTCatatttatcaagggtgtcaataatttcatgCCCCACTGTAGCTCTTACCAATACTCTGTCTTacacatacactcttagaaacaaAAGGTGATATCTAGGACCTAAAACTGTTCTTCGACTGTCCACATAAGATAACCCTTGGAacacaaaagagttctacctggaaccaggaaaggttctacctggaatcaaaaagtgttatcctatgggggcagccgaagaacccttttggaagcattttctaagagtgtgctctctctctctatcctctgtctctctctctatcctctgtctcttcccctcccttcctgcctccgtctctctctcactcaccactctctccctccctgcctctctctgtcttcccctccgtccctgcctgtctctctctccctccctctatctttcccttCCTCAGGTACGACGAGGAGCAGGCGCTGAGCGAGAATGTAGAACGTGACCTACGGAGTCGCTCAGGCCAGTCGCTGGGGTCTAAGGGAATGGCGAAGGGGGGCACAGGGCCTCGCCCAGCTGCCGCCACCTGGAAGTGAGGTGGTAATGTCCAACGCCTCACTGTGCCTCACTGTCCCTTCACTGACCTCTCACTGACCTCTCGTCGCTCTTCCTGTGTCATTCATGGGGGAAAGTGGGTCGGGGGCAAGGGACGACccagacagagggatggaaggatgacagggagggagaggacccAGTAAGCTCTGAGGACCCTACCATGCATCACAAGCAAGGACACATGTGTGTCAGCAAAGAAAggatcacacacactcacgtttAGCAGAAGCTCTGTATAATACACCAAATTATAGCATTTATCAACCTTTTACATAACAATGGGAAGGGGACGTTCTCTGATGACTGTTAGAGCATTTCAATCAATGCACATGTTTGAATAATGTTTTCATAtattgttgtggaattgttttaCTTTAATGTTTTTTATGTTTTCAAGCAGAATATTTGCTAGGTTAAGACACATCGGCGTGTGTAATTATTCTGTTAATGTCTGAAAACCGACAGGATCCACCTCTTTATTTTGAAATGTATGACCAGAAAAGCATTTGCTTTTTGTTGACTGTATAAAACATAGTGTAATGGACAATGCTAACAACAAACAGAAGTAAGACTGGAAAGTGAGCTTTGAAGCATTTGCTTTTCAAGCCACTGGAGTC is a window encoding:
- the LOC112234239 gene encoding probable tubulin polyglutamylase TTLL1 isoform X1; amino-acid sequence: MTGCLTRRLEDRFPETLGGTMANKVKWVTDIEKSVLINNFEKRGWTQVTENEDWNFYWMSVQTIRNVFSVDTGYRLSDEQMVNHFPNHYELTRKDLMIKNIKRYRKDMEKEGSPLAEKDENGKYLYLDFVPVTFMLPADYNLFVEEFRKSPSSTWIMKPCGKAQGKGIFLINKLSQIKKWSRDSRTSTFVAASSGKEAYVISLYIDNPLLIGGKKFDLRLYVLVTTYRPLKCYMYKLGFCRFCTVKYTPSTSELDNMFVHLTNVAIQRHGDDYNHVHGGKWTVSNLRLYLESTRGKEVTSRLFDQIHWIMVQSLKAVAPVMNNDKHCFECYGYDIIIDDKLKPWLIEVNASPSLTSSTANDRILKYNLINDTLNIVTPNGDIPDCRWNRSPPREALGNYQVLYDEEQALSENVERDLRSRSGQSLGSKGMAKGGTGPRPAAATWK
- the LOC112234239 gene encoding probable tubulin polyglutamylase TTLL1 isoform X3, with protein sequence MANKVKWVTDIEKSVLINNFEKRGWTQVTENEDWNFYWMSVQTIRNVFSVDTGYRLSDEQMVNHFPNHYELTRKDLMIKNIKRYRKDMEKEGSPLAEKDENGKYLYLDFVPVTFMLPADYNLFVEEFRKSPSSTWIMKPCGKAQGKGIFLINKLSQIKKWSRDSRTSTFVAASSGKEAYVISLYIDNPLLIGGKKFDLRLYVLVTTYRPLKCYMYKLGFCRFCTVKYTPSTSELDNMFVHLTNVAIQRHGDDYNHVHGGKWTVSNLRLYLESTRGKEVTSRLFDQIHWIMVQSLKAVAPVMNNDKHCFECYGYDIIIDDKLKPWLIEVNASPSLTSSTANDRILKYNLINDTLNIVTPNGDIPDCRWNRSPPREALGNYQVLYDEEQALSENVERDLRSRSGQSLGSKGMAKGGTGPRPAAATWK
- the LOC112234239 gene encoding probable tubulin polyglutamylase TTLL1 isoform X2, which produces MFITRVRVCVCERETLGGTMANKVKWVTDIEKSVLINNFEKRGWTQVTENEDWNFYWMSVQTIRNVFSVDTGYRLSDEQMVNHFPNHYELTRKDLMIKNIKRYRKDMEKEGSPLAEKDENGKYLYLDFVPVTFMLPADYNLFVEEFRKSPSSTWIMKPCGKAQGKGIFLINKLSQIKKWSRDSRTSTFVAASSGKEAYVISLYIDNPLLIGGKKFDLRLYVLVTTYRPLKCYMYKLGFCRFCTVKYTPSTSELDNMFVHLTNVAIQRHGDDYNHVHGGKWTVSNLRLYLESTRGKEVTSRLFDQIHWIMVQSLKAVAPVMNNDKHCFECYGYDIIIDDKLKPWLIEVNASPSLTSSTANDRILKYNLINDTLNIVTPNGDIPDCRWNRSPPREALGNYQVLYDEEQALSENVERDLRSRSGQSLGSKGMAKGGTGPRPAAATWK